One Methanobacterium sp. DNA window includes the following coding sequences:
- the gatC gene encoding Asp-tRNA(Asn) amidotransferase subunit GatC, producing MKIEKDAEEILKKFSNALENIPELEETHYIVDNVNLTRPDSGEPKNPEKILRNADVDEDGNIIAEKGKWVNK from the coding sequence ATGAAAATAGAAAAAGACGCAGAAGAAATATTAAAAAAATTCTCAAATGCCCTTGAAAACATTCCTGAACTTGAAGAAACTCATTACATAGTTGATAACGTTAATTTAACACGTCCTGATTCTGGAGAACCTAAAAATCCTGAAAAGATTTTAAGAAATGCAGATGTGGATGAAGATGGGAATATAATAGCAGAAAAAGGAAAATGGGTCAACAAATGA
- a CDS encoding amino acid-binding protein, whose product MRMNLVLELLDIPGQLIDALEPIGRMGANIVTVIHQRDVKTERGTIPVQITIEGDKETLDKVINTLLSQNINIMEVDDVLRKENIRTILIGNIVDKDVKDVLNRLGELESVKVVDFNLKMSDDPEKSASKIIIEADHGKRKDVMNKIKEVGTSKGFLVINEV is encoded by the coding sequence ATGAGAATGAATCTTGTTTTAGAATTATTAGATATTCCGGGCCAATTAATCGATGCATTAGAACCTATTGGTAGAATGGGAGCTAATATAGTAACAGTAATTCACCAAAGAGATGTAAAAACTGAAAGAGGTACAATACCTGTCCAGATCACGATAGAAGGGGATAAAGAAACACTGGATAAAGTTATCAATACTCTTTTAAGTCAAAATATCAATATAATGGAAGTTGATGATGTTTTAAGAAAAGAAAATATCAGAACGATTCTAATTGGAAACATAGTTGACAAAGACGTTAAAGATGTGTTAAACAGGCTCGGTGAACTTGAAAGTGTTAAAGTAGTGGATTTTAACTTAAAAATGTCAGATGATCCTGAAAAATCAGCTTCAAAAATCATTATTGAAGCAGATCACGGAAAAAGAAAAGATGTAATGAATAAAATAAAAGAAGTTGGAACTTCTAAAGGATTTTTAGTTATCAATGAGGTTTAA